The Thermonema lapsum sequence GGTGAACCGCCTGGCACTGCAACATTATGGCAAGGCACTGACCAACATTGTTTATATGGGCATGGGCGAACCCTTACTCAATTACTCGGAAGTAATGCGTTCTACCGAAATCATCAGCAGTGCAGATGGCTGGAACTTCTCTGCCAAGCGCATCACGGTGTCAACTGCTGGCATTGCAAAGATGATAAAACGCATCGGAGACGAGCAGCGCAAGTTCAACTTGGCACTCTCACTGCATGCTGCCGATGACTCTAAGCGCAGCCAAATCATGCCCATCAACGAACAAAACTCACTTGCTGCGCTCATCGAAGCGCTGCAGTACTACTACCAACAAACCAAACAGCCGGTTACTTTCGAATATATCGTTTTTCGTGATTTCAACGACTCGCTCGACGATGCCCGCAAGTTGCTCAAAATCGTGCGAAAGGTACCTTCCAAGGTCAATATCATTGAATATAACCCTATCGACAAAGCGCAATTTCAAAATACCACTCCCGAACGCCTCGCTGCTTTTGCCGGCTTCTTGGAAAAGCAAGGGGTGGTAGTGAAAGTACGTCGCAGCCGCGGAAAAGACATAGACGCTGCCTGCGGACAACTGGCAACCAAAGAGAACGAAAAGAGCCATGCGTAAGCAGCTGGCGTGGTATGTTCACTGCATGCGCAAGCTCAGCATGCGGCGACTGCTGAATTTGTTCAAATTATGGCTTAGCTTTCATGTATCCAAAACACTCAGCCGCCCGTTTGTATGGGGCGCTCCGGCTGCC is a genomic window containing:
- the rlmN gene encoding 23S rRNA (adenine(2503)-C(2))-methyltransferase RlmN, with amino-acid sequence MQAGKKDIRTLTNEALEQCLKEIGQPAFRAKQIAQWIWQKECRRFDEMTNLPKALRASLAEHFDIRPIQLSRAQKSADGTIKCTFRLHDGHLIESVLIPTENRMTACVSSQVGCSLTCKFCATGYMKRERNLTAAEIYDQVIEVNRLALQHYGKALTNIVYMGMGEPLLNYSEVMRSTEIISSADGWNFSAKRITVSTAGIAKMIKRIGDEQRKFNLALSLHAADDSKRSQIMPINEQNSLAALIEALQYYYQQTKQPVTFEYIVFRDFNDSLDDARKLLKIVRKVPSKVNIIEYNPIDKAQFQNTTPERLAAFAGFLEKQGVVVKVRRSRGKDIDAACGQLATKENEKSHA